In a single window of the Dinghuibacter silviterrae genome:
- a CDS encoding ABC transporter ATP-binding protein has product MKFLTVTDIRKTEGSLTVVQDVRFSQQEHERLAIVGESGSGKSTLLKMIAGYTQPDAGQVLFLDKRVLGPDEQLIMGHPGIAYLSQHFELRNNYRVEEVLAYANQLPDEAAQKIFDICRITPFLKRKTHQVSGGEKQRIALARLLVGAPRLLLLDEPYSNLDLIHKGILKTVVQDIGEQLGLTVLLVSHDPMDTLPWADRILVMRGGVIVQTGTPEEVYRCPANEYVGGLFGDYNLIPDADGRRRFLRPADLQINGQGIPGTVTRVAYLGDSFDVTVSTGSGPLTVNTRETGVSAGDKVYLAPAPGEAWYL; this is encoded by the coding sequence ATGAAATTTCTCACCGTAACCGACATCCGCAAAACCGAAGGCTCCCTCACGGTCGTCCAAGACGTTCGTTTTTCCCAACAGGAACACGAACGCCTGGCCATCGTGGGGGAGTCCGGCTCCGGCAAAAGCACCCTTTTGAAAATGATTGCGGGGTATACCCAGCCCGACGCGGGTCAGGTCCTCTTTCTGGACAAACGTGTGTTGGGGCCCGACGAACAACTCATCATGGGGCACCCGGGCATTGCCTACCTGTCCCAGCACTTCGAGTTGCGCAACAACTACCGGGTGGAGGAAGTGCTGGCTTACGCCAATCAACTGCCGGATGAAGCGGCGCAAAAGATATTCGACATCTGCCGGATTACGCCGTTCTTAAAGCGAAAGACACACCAGGTGTCCGGGGGGGAAAAACAACGCATTGCCCTGGCCAGGCTTCTGGTGGGCGCTCCGCGCCTTCTCCTGCTCGACGAACCCTATTCCAACCTGGACCTGATTCATAAGGGTATCCTCAAGACCGTGGTACAGGACATCGGGGAGCAACTGGGGCTGACCGTTTTGCTGGTGTCCCACGACCCGATGGACACCCTTCCCTGGGCGGACAGGATTCTCGTGATGCGGGGTGGTGTGATCGTTCAAACGGGGACGCCGGAAGAGGTGTACCGTTGCCCGGCGAACGAATACGTGGGCGGCCTTTTCGGGGACTATAACCTGATCCCCGATGCAGACGGGAGAAGGCGTTTTCTCCGGCCCGCCGATCTGCAGATCAACGGTCAGGGTATCCCCGGAACGGTGACGAGGGTAGCCTACTTAGGCGATTCCTTTGACGTCACGGTGTCCACCGGTTCGGGACCGCTTACCGTCAATACCCGGGAAACCGGTGTATCGGCGGGCGACAAGGTGTACCTGGCACCCGCGCCCGGTGAGGCCTGGTATCTCTAA
- a CDS encoding ThuA domain-containing protein, with protein MNKATVILFHVLAFYTARNDQAHISFVHEANRWFPEMAARYHFTYDSTRDWNDLNDSVLSRYQVVLFLDTRPDSPAQRAAFQRYMERGGGWMGFHFAAFALTPSDYPDNWPWYHHTFLGSGSYVSNTWRPVSAVLRVEDPNHPATKGLPARFTTAPSEWYRWSEDLRTNPDIDILASIDPSSFPLGTGPKPSEIWHSGYYPVVWTNRRFRMIYLNMGHNDIDYEHHTNVELSHTFDSAPQDSLIVHALQWLGGAAAAR; from the coding sequence ATGAATAAAGCGACCGTTATCCTTTTCCACGTCCTGGCTTTTTATACTGCCCGCAACGACCAGGCCCACATCAGCTTTGTCCACGAGGCCAACCGCTGGTTCCCGGAGATGGCGGCCCGCTACCACTTCACCTACGACTCCACCCGGGACTGGAATGACCTCAACGACAGCGTCCTCTCCCGGTATCAGGTCGTGCTTTTCCTGGATACCCGGCCCGATTCGCCGGCCCAGCGGGCGGCCTTTCAGCGGTATATGGAGCGCGGCGGGGGATGGATGGGTTTTCACTTTGCTGCTTTTGCGCTGACCCCATCAGACTACCCGGATAACTGGCCCTGGTATCACCACACGTTTCTCGGTTCGGGTTCCTATGTCAGCAATACCTGGAGACCGGTATCCGCTGTTTTGCGCGTCGAAGACCCGAACCACCCGGCCACCAAAGGGTTGCCCGCCCGGTTTACCACCGCCCCCAGCGAATGGTATCGCTGGTCCGAAGACCTCCGCACCAACCCCGATATAGACATCCTGGCGTCGATAGACCCCTCCAGCTTCCCGCTGGGGACCGGGCCAAAGCCATCCGAGATCTGGCACAGCGGCTATTATCCCGTTGTGTGGACCAACCGGCGTTTCCGGATGATCTACCTGAATATGGGGCATAACGACATCGACTATGAGCATCATACAAACGTTGAGCTGTCCCACACTTTCGATAGTGCACCTCAGGATAGCCTGATCGTGCACGCGTTGCAGTGGCTGGGCGGAGCCGCGGCGGCGCGGTGA
- a CDS encoding GntR family transcriptional regulator: MKLQINHQSKIPLHTQVEELIRKLIDAPEFRSGNFLPKEVELANRLGVSRNTIRQATNKLEYEGLLVRKKGVGTKVAQRALSTGLDHWYSFTEEMLQQGVQVENLDVRVEKVKADEKVAKFFNIPLHRNVVKLSRLRGTAGEPFVYFESFFHPRIGLTEHEDFSGPLYHLLEEKFGVVVVRSSEHISARLAGPVSRKLRMEPHAPVLFRERFVYDPGDRPIEYNTGFYRADKFTYSIDIKKP; this comes from the coding sequence ATGAAGCTGCAGATCAACCACCAAAGCAAGATCCCTCTCCACACCCAGGTCGAGGAGCTGATCAGAAAACTGATCGACGCTCCTGAATTCCGAAGCGGGAATTTCCTCCCGAAGGAAGTAGAGTTGGCCAACCGGCTGGGGGTGTCACGTAATACGATCCGCCAGGCAACCAATAAGCTGGAATACGAAGGACTCCTCGTCCGCAAAAAGGGTGTAGGGACAAAAGTCGCCCAACGTGCCCTGTCTACCGGTCTGGATCATTGGTACAGCTTTACGGAAGAAATGCTCCAGCAAGGTGTCCAGGTGGAAAACCTTGACGTCCGGGTGGAAAAGGTAAAGGCGGACGAAAAGGTGGCCAAGTTTTTTAACATCCCCCTCCACCGCAATGTCGTCAAACTGTCCCGGCTGAGGGGCACGGCGGGTGAACCTTTTGTGTACTTCGAAAGCTTTTTTCATCCCCGGATCGGGTTGACGGAACACGAAGACTTTTCCGGTCCATTGTACCACCTCCTGGAAGAAAAATTCGGGGTCGTGGTCGTGCGGTCCAGCGAACACATCAGTGCCCGGCTGGCGGGTCCTGTGTCCAGGAAACTGCGGATGGAACCTCACGCGCCCGTCCTTTTCCGGGAGCGGTTTGTCTACGATCCGGGAGACCGGCCCATCGAATACAATACAGGCTTCTATCGTGCCGACAAGTTTACCTATTCGATAGACATCAAGAAACCATGA
- a CDS encoding glycoside hydrolase: MKLFFSLLLLTTLPFAPTLAQVELEPWGNLNGIRLHGRFIPFMTSLRVVSGDGTLIVSTARDKQQPRYGRDGHRQWVTTRIDSLYFTEEVEDLGEGRARVHLTCYAAADQHLEGIYFSLQVPVEAGPPDTIVYTLPSGSHALYSGTPTQANIPLHEGDVSLGDTLKATIDLRVSGPVDRAPVQLTVHADHPGRVFDGIGGNFRLQNPRLDPPVIDYNLSHLRVAWGRVELPWRFWQPHLDDHPLDSFGHLPTVITQAMDMAARLSKMGIPIVLSAWSAPDWAVQGTYQPTNNHLDPTRIPDVCKSIADYIACLHDHYGTEVRYFSLNESNIGINVRMTGEEHDAFIKALGAYLASRGLHTKLLLGDNGDALDPAFIQPALADTAARPYIGAVSFHAWRGWDTAHLSPWSAAATQLGVPLLVAEGGIDAGAWRYPVLFQDPSYALKEIMIYTRILGVCQPTSILPWQLTSDYSLLAGNGLCGDNGMFRPTQRFWNLRQLSATPFGLHFLPVSCDRSDIECAALGNPPKGGFAIHIVNNGATCEAFIEGVPAAVKTLRVYVTSATKSMEVEAPLKVVGGKVALKLEEGSFVTLVSQ; the protein is encoded by the coding sequence ATGAAGCTGTTTTTCTCCCTGCTGCTGCTCACGACCCTGCCCTTTGCCCCGACCCTTGCCCAGGTTGAGCTGGAGCCCTGGGGCAACCTGAACGGCATCCGGCTCCATGGGCGGTTTATCCCGTTCATGACCAGTCTGAGGGTCGTCTCCGGGGATGGGACGCTAATCGTCAGCACCGCCAGGGATAAGCAACAACCCCGGTACGGAAGGGATGGCCACCGTCAATGGGTGACGACCCGTATCGACAGCCTTTATTTCACCGAAGAAGTCGAAGACCTGGGCGAAGGACGCGCGAGGGTGCACCTTACCTGTTATGCCGCCGCCGACCAACACCTGGAAGGCATTTATTTTTCCTTGCAGGTGCCCGTGGAAGCGGGGCCACCCGACACGATCGTCTATACGCTGCCGTCCGGCAGCCATGCCCTTTACTCCGGCACGCCCACCCAGGCCAACATCCCCCTCCATGAGGGCGACGTCTCGTTGGGGGATACCCTTAAAGCGACGATCGACCTCCGGGTAAGCGGCCCGGTCGACCGCGCTCCTGTACAGTTGACGGTCCATGCCGACCACCCCGGCCGCGTGTTCGACGGAATCGGGGGCAACTTCCGGTTGCAAAACCCGAGGCTCGATCCGCCGGTCATCGACTACAACCTCAGCCATCTTCGCGTCGCGTGGGGGAGGGTGGAGTTGCCCTGGCGGTTTTGGCAACCCCATCTGGACGACCATCCCCTGGATTCTTTTGGCCACCTGCCCACGGTCATCACGCAGGCCATGGACATGGCCGCCCGTCTTTCCAAAATGGGTATCCCTATTGTTTTGTCCGCCTGGTCCGCCCCGGACTGGGCCGTTCAAGGGACCTACCAACCCACAAACAATCACCTCGACCCCACCCGTATTCCGGACGTTTGCAAGTCCATCGCCGACTATATCGCCTGTTTGCACGACCACTATGGCACCGAGGTCAGGTATTTTTCCCTCAACGAATCCAACATCGGTATCAACGTCCGCATGACCGGTGAGGAGCACGACGCCTTTATCAAAGCCCTGGGCGCCTATCTCGCTTCCCGCGGCCTTCATACGAAACTCCTGCTGGGCGACAACGGCGACGCGCTCGATCCAGCCTTTATCCAACCGGCGTTGGCCGACACTGCCGCCCGCCCGTATATCGGCGCCGTGTCCTTCCATGCCTGGAGGGGCTGGGACACCGCCCACCTCAGCCCCTGGTCGGCCGCGGCCACCCAGCTGGGCGTACCCCTTCTTGTTGCCGAGGGCGGCATAGACGCAGGCGCCTGGAGGTACCCCGTGCTTTTCCAGGATCCATCGTATGCTTTGAAAGAGATCATGATTTATACCCGTATCCTGGGTGTCTGTCAACCTACCAGCATTCTTCCCTGGCAACTGACCAGCGACTATTCCCTGCTGGCCGGTAACGGCCTTTGCGGGGACAACGGCATGTTCCGTCCTACACAGCGGTTTTGGAACCTGCGGCAGTTGTCCGCGACACCTTTTGGTCTGCACTTTTTGCCCGTATCCTGCGATCGTTCCGACATCGAATGCGCGGCCCTCGGCAATCCACCCAAGGGGGGCTTTGCTATTCATATTGTGAACAACGGGGCTACCTGCGAGGCTTTCATCGAGGGGGTGCCGGCGGCAGTGAAGACCCTTCGCGTGTATGTGACGAGTGCGACGAAGTCGATGGAGGTGGAGGCGCCTTTGAAGGTCGTGGGGGGGAAGGTGGCTTTGAAGTTGGAGGAGGGGAGTTTTGTGACGTTGGTTAGTCAGTGA
- a CDS encoding cupin domain-containing protein, whose product MRYILLLSILFGLAAPMRGPEPVGGLEPAVRGPEPFILEHERDIAQVQPGPHNGTGTTIAYSFFAHAQGLTLVFRKRVLLPGASIGYHLQEKDEIYYILSGSGTMRMNDSSFTVRAGDAVLTRPGSSHGVFAGADTLVVLINYLQK is encoded by the coding sequence ATGCGGTATATACTCTTATTATCGATCCTGTTTGGGCTGGCCGCGCCTATGCGGGGGCCGGAGCCCGTTGGGGGCCTTGAGCCCGCCGTCCGGGGACCTGAGCCCTTTATCCTCGAACATGAGCGCGACATTGCCCAGGTCCAGCCGGGGCCTCATAACGGTACGGGCACCACCATTGCGTATAGCTTTTTTGCCCATGCCCAGGGGCTTACCCTGGTTTTCCGCAAACGGGTCTTGCTGCCGGGGGCGTCCATTGGGTACCACCTTCAGGAGAAGGATGAGATCTACTATATTCTCAGCGGGTCCGGCACCATGCGGATGAATGACAGCTCCTTTACCGTTCGGGCGGGGGATGCGGTGTTGACCCGGCCGGGGAGTTCGCATGGGGTGTTCGCGGGGGCGGATACATTGGTGGTGTTAATCAATTACTTGCAGAAGTAA
- a CDS encoding RNA polymerase sigma factor: protein MLPVELSDEKIMLRVKEGHLSELTELFDRYHLKLFNFFWKLTFDKPASEDLTQTLFYRVMKYRLTFNVEQGSFKSWVYRMARNIHVDFCNEQAKRPDRYKHAEEHLERLADGGERYNEDHLVQLDAALLKLDPEQRELIVMSRYQGLKYDEISQIKDISVPAIKVRIHRAIKELRQYYFT, encoded by the coding sequence ATGCTGCCGGTCGAACTGTCCGATGAGAAAATAATGTTGAGGGTCAAAGAAGGCCACCTGTCGGAACTGACGGAGCTGTTCGACCGTTACCATTTGAAGCTGTTCAACTTCTTCTGGAAGCTGACGTTCGACAAACCGGCGAGCGAGGACCTGACGCAGACGCTTTTTTACAGGGTGATGAAGTACCGGTTGACCTTTAATGTCGAGCAGGGCAGTTTTAAAAGCTGGGTGTACAGGATGGCGAGGAATATCCATGTGGATTTTTGCAACGAACAGGCAAAGCGCCCGGACCGGTACAAACACGCGGAGGAGCACCTGGAACGGCTGGCGGACGGGGGAGAGCGGTATAACGAGGACCACCTGGTGCAACTGGATGCGGCTCTGTTAAAACTGGACCCGGAGCAACGCGAGCTGATCGTGATGAGCCGCTACCAGGGGTTGAAATACGACGAAATATCACAGATCAAAGATATATCGGTGCCCGCGATCAAGGTCCGGATACACCGGGCCATCAAAGAACTGAGACAATACTATTTCACATGA
- a CDS encoding zf-HC2 domain-containing protein: protein MTCAEVQAMLPELIDETLDLSLKADVDRHLLTCPECSQASSEIRELFKAMENDRPLRPSIALKDNFLAMVEAETVAMEASKRRDAGKLVAMSWWSALGKTAVAAAILLLGIGIGYRIHNGSEAASSKEVADLKNAVKDVKETLMINMLGNESASERIKAVNYAEEIPAPNQRVINALVGALNTDKSVNVRLAALYSLARYNDNRAVTDSLVSSLGRQTEPIIQIVLINILGERREPKAIQPIRNLLDNQKTLKEVKDMARKELNKL from the coding sequence ATGACTTGTGCAGAAGTACAGGCGATGTTGCCGGAATTGATAGACGAGACGCTGGACCTTTCCCTGAAGGCCGACGTGGACCGTCACTTGCTGACCTGCCCGGAATGTAGCCAGGCGTCGAGCGAGATCAGGGAACTTTTTAAAGCCATGGAAAACGACCGGCCCCTTCGACCCTCCATTGCGCTGAAGGATAACTTCCTTGCGATGGTGGAAGCGGAAACGGTGGCAATGGAGGCGTCGAAGCGCCGGGACGCCGGCAAGCTGGTCGCTATGAGTTGGTGGTCGGCCCTCGGGAAAACGGCGGTGGCGGCAGCGATCCTTCTCCTGGGGATCGGTATCGGATACCGGATACACAATGGCTCCGAAGCCGCCTCTTCCAAGGAGGTAGCCGACCTGAAAAATGCGGTAAAGGACGTGAAGGAAACGCTGATGATCAATATGCTGGGCAACGAATCGGCCAGCGAAAGGATAAAGGCCGTCAACTATGCAGAGGAGATACCGGCGCCGAACCAGCGGGTCATCAATGCCCTGGTGGGGGCCTTGAACACCGACAAGAGCGTGAACGTACGCCTGGCGGCACTATATTCCCTGGCGCGGTACAACGACAACCGGGCGGTAACGGACTCCCTGGTGTCGTCGCTGGGCCGGCAGACCGAACCCATCATACAAATCGTACTCATCAATATCCTCGGCGAAAGAAGGGAACCCAAGGCCATACAGCCGATCCGGAACCTGCTCGACAACCAAAAGACGCTCAAAGAGGTCAAAGACATGGCCCGCAAAGAACTGAACAAACTATAA
- a CDS encoding DUF4097 family beta strand repeat-containing protein, whose protein sequence is MKILTYGLALGALLLASRTLHAQEYKIDVSSVKDAQLFLEDINGDLPIEGYSGNEIVITTEGMGETPERAKGLKAVFPGGDDNTGIGLSVTKDGGHIFVHGVLPFNRDANYKIKVPSNLRLTVKRGCERSSAVIISNMTNEVDVDNCHDITLKNVTGPLVLSTIAGDIKVAFAQVSKDKPISIASISGEIDVTLPASAPINLEMSTMSGGMYTDFDLKQASKDMQKVGGGSVKANLNGGGVDFKITDISGNIYLRKG, encoded by the coding sequence ATGAAGATTCTGACTTATGGGCTGGCGCTGGGCGCCTTGCTCCTGGCTTCCCGTACCCTGCACGCACAGGAATACAAGATCGACGTATCGTCGGTCAAAGACGCCCAGCTTTTCCTGGAAGACATCAATGGCGACCTGCCCATAGAAGGCTACAGCGGGAACGAAATCGTCATTACCACCGAGGGCATGGGCGAAACGCCCGAACGTGCCAAGGGTCTCAAAGCCGTTTTTCCCGGTGGCGACGACAATACCGGGATCGGTCTCAGCGTGACGAAAGACGGCGGACACATTTTTGTCCATGGCGTGCTTCCGTTTAACCGGGACGCCAACTACAAGATCAAGGTGCCCTCCAACCTCCGGCTCACGGTCAAAAGGGGATGCGAGCGTTCCTCGGCGGTCATTATCTCCAACATGACCAATGAAGTGGACGTCGACAACTGCCACGACATCACCCTTAAAAACGTCACCGGGCCGCTGGTACTCTCGACCATCGCCGGCGACATTAAGGTTGCCTTTGCACAGGTGTCCAAAGACAAACCCATTTCCATTGCTTCCATCAGCGGCGAAATCGACGTGACCCTTCCCGCCAGTGCGCCGATCAACCTGGAGATGAGCACGATGTCTGGAGGGATGTATACCGACTTCGACCTGAAACAGGCCAGCAAGGATATGCAAAAGGTCGGGGGCGGCAGTGTCAAGGCCAACCTTAACGGAGGAGGGGTCGACTTCAAGATCACCGACATCAGCGGCAACATCTACTTAAGAAAAGGATAG
- a CDS encoding DUF4097 family beta strand repeat-containing protein, whose translation MKTLITLLLLTAGSAAARAQTPRLVDEHVPLGAGGHVKLDIQIVDSIQVVTWDKNEVWVKGSIDVNDNKENDKYVVTFDKSPDKVEVKTRLEKIEENKGCNCNCNNVQAAFTVYVPAGTDVSIETINGNITITGQTGAVRAHSISGFVDMAVNPAQKADLKFRTISGNMYSNLNLEVQDKHYLHQVGGNVVTTLNGGGGKSIDLETISGDIFLRKAKEGL comes from the coding sequence ATGAAAACATTGATCACCCTACTGCTCCTGACCGCCGGCAGCGCCGCGGCAAGGGCCCAGACGCCCCGGCTCGTGGACGAGCACGTCCCCCTGGGGGCGGGGGGCCACGTAAAGCTGGACATCCAGATCGTCGATTCCATCCAGGTCGTGACCTGGGACAAAAACGAGGTCTGGGTCAAAGGATCCATCGACGTGAACGACAACAAGGAGAACGACAAATATGTCGTGACGTTCGATAAATCGCCGGACAAGGTGGAGGTAAAGACGCGGCTGGAAAAGATCGAAGAGAACAAAGGCTGCAATTGCAACTGTAACAATGTACAGGCGGCCTTTACGGTATACGTGCCCGCCGGCACCGACGTCTCGATCGAAACCATCAACGGCAACATCACCATCACCGGTCAGACCGGCGCCGTCCGCGCCCACTCTATCAGCGGGTTCGTTGACATGGCCGTCAACCCCGCTCAAAAGGCCGACCTGAAGTTCAGGACCATCAGCGGCAACATGTACTCCAACCTCAACCTGGAGGTGCAGGACAAACACTACCTTCACCAGGTCGGGGGGAATGTCGTCACGACCCTGAACGGGGGTGGGGGCAAATCCATCGACCTGGAGACCATCAGCGGGGATATTTTCCTGAGGAAGGCAAAGGAGGGACTATGA
- a CDS encoding nuclear transport factor 2 family protein, producing the protein MHPCPRRLHFRPNRPGGATPGVASQAGAAGDSVKAVVTQLFDAMRKSDSALIQACFAPGALLQSLDEKKEPVTVVTDPISQFAHIISALPVGAADERPRIDAVRVDGNLATVWAPYQFYYKGTLHHCGVDSFQLIRSGGVWKIQYIIDTEHRCP; encoded by the coding sequence GTGCACCCTTGCCCTCGGCGTCTGCACTTCCGCCCAAACCGCCCCGGGGGGGCCACCCCGGGAGTTGCCTCCCAGGCAGGCGCCGCCGGAGACTCCGTAAAGGCCGTCGTGACGCAATTGTTCGATGCCATGCGCAAAAGCGACTCTGCCCTTATCCAGGCTTGTTTCGCGCCTGGCGCGCTCCTCCAGTCACTGGACGAAAAAAAGGAGCCCGTCACAGTGGTGACGGACCCCATTTCGCAGTTTGCCCACATTATTTCCGCGCTGCCCGTGGGGGCGGCCGACGAGCGGCCTCGTATCGACGCGGTCAGGGTCGACGGGAACCTGGCGACCGTATGGGCGCCTTACCAGTTCTATTACAAGGGTACCCTACACCATTGTGGGGTGGATTCCTTTCAACTGATCCGTTCCGGTGGCGTCTGGAAGATTCAGTACATTATCGATACGGAGCACCGCTGTCCATAA
- a CDS encoding serine hydrolase domain-containing protein, with product MKKALLLLSVFAWCTTGAQVIQQHPSPAADIDYTRLGRIDTLVNTYVRNGWIKGAVTLVIKDNRLIQNKGYGYADAEAKKPMMPDELFRIASQTKAIVSVGLMTLWEEGRFTLDEPISDVLPAYAQMTVLDQFNKTDTTYTTVPAKRGITFRDLLTHTSGLDYPGIGSDAMKAIYAKAGIPSGLGVFDKDLKERMNALAALPLVHQPGEKWQYGLSVDLIGCLIEVMSGQDLETFLRERLFRPLGMKDTYFNVPAAKAGRLSAVYTEDDGHHIHRWAQGEHDIDPDYPLVRKHYFSGGAGLTSTAWDYAVFLQMMLNKGIYNGARILAPRTVELMTSGQLDAPFNGTDNFGLGFEITSAKGAARGARNEGTFSWGGFFGTTYWADPKAKLVCLIMTQQTPNSHGDLAAKFEQVVYQSLP from the coding sequence ATGAAGAAAGCCCTGCTTCTCCTCTCTGTATTCGCCTGGTGCACCACCGGTGCCCAGGTCATCCAGCAACACCCCTCCCCCGCGGCAGACATCGATTATACCCGCCTGGGGCGTATCGACACCCTGGTCAATACATACGTCCGGAACGGGTGGATCAAGGGGGCCGTCACCCTGGTCATCAAAGACAACCGGCTGATCCAAAACAAGGGCTATGGATATGCCGACGCCGAGGCGAAGAAGCCCATGATGCCGGACGAATTGTTCCGCATCGCTTCGCAGACAAAGGCGATCGTCAGCGTCGGGCTGATGACATTGTGGGAAGAAGGGCGGTTTACCCTGGACGAACCCATTTCGGACGTTCTGCCTGCTTACGCGCAGATGACGGTGTTGGATCAGTTTAATAAGACGGACACCACCTATACCACGGTCCCGGCTAAACGGGGAATTACCTTCCGTGACCTGTTGACCCATACATCCGGTCTGGACTATCCCGGGATCGGCAGCGACGCGATGAAAGCCATCTATGCAAAGGCGGGTATCCCTTCCGGTTTGGGCGTTTTTGACAAGGACCTGAAAGAACGCATGAACGCCCTGGCCGCGTTACCGCTGGTTCACCAGCCGGGAGAAAAGTGGCAGTATGGTTTGAGTGTGGACCTTATCGGTTGTCTCATCGAGGTCATGAGCGGCCAGGACCTGGAGACCTTTTTGCGGGAGCGGTTGTTCCGCCCCCTGGGCATGAAGGACACTTATTTCAACGTCCCGGCGGCCAAGGCCGGCCGGCTCAGCGCGGTGTATACTGAAGACGACGGGCATCACATCCATCGCTGGGCACAAGGTGAACATGACATCGACCCGGATTATCCACTTGTGCGCAAGCATTATTTCTCCGGTGGCGCGGGGTTGACTTCCACAGCCTGGGACTACGCCGTCTTCCTCCAGATGATGCTCAACAAAGGGATTTACAACGGCGCCCGCATCCTCGCCCCCCGCACGGTGGAATTGATGACCAGCGGCCAGCTCGACGCGCCTTTTAACGGCACCGATAACTTCGGCCTGGGCTTCGAGATCACCAGCGCCAAGGGAGCGGCCCGCGGAGCCCGCAACGAGGGTACGTTTTCGTGGGGCGGGTTTTTCGGGACGACCTACTGGGCCGATCCCAAGGCAAAGCTGGTCTGCCTCATCATGACCCAGCAGACCCCCAACAGCCATGGAGACCTGGCAGCCAAATTCGAACAAGTCGTTTATCAAAGTTTGCCATGA
- a CDS encoding helix-turn-helix transcriptional regulator codes for MEKLLNKKEIAEVLGVSVKAIDKWVCERRIPFIKLSQKCVRFVPSQMRMYLNKFRIKPVKPIPVLSRQKAKPPVRPMSRPKPRR; via the coding sequence ATGGAAAAGCTATTGAATAAGAAAGAGATAGCCGAGGTGTTGGGCGTAAGTGTCAAGGCCATCGACAAGTGGGTCTGTGAAAGGAGGATCCCATTCATTAAACTCTCTCAAAAGTGCGTCCGGTTTGTCCCTTCCCAGATGCGCATGTACCTGAACAAATTCAGGATAAAACCGGTGAAACCCATCCCGGTGTTGTCCCGGCAGAAAGCAAAGCCACCGGTGCGGCCTATGTCCAGGCCAAAACCGCGGCGCTAG
- a CDS encoding sensor histidine kinase codes for MRKQLPLGLLFSLLVPALNLVNNDVIRKGIDYRKVLFSWGVGFILLLFTWMVNQVLRDRGVKGWVYIPVNAVLVLGMQPLLAWLGPYRVGGEIPQVFIAVRLVMAVILVLLVQSSLKAREKEKALALHNQQLLNENLKARLDALREQVNPHFLFNSLGTLRSMVRPDNPAAEQFILHLSDVYRQLLNRKEGVTVPLSEELDFLHSYLYMLEARFEGAFTVSVQVPEASLDGRVPSFCLQMLVENCIKHNVVSAEYPLRVQIHVDGDGRLVVSNRRSPKGATWASEAAAWAAANTGGAATAGLSTGGVGLVNLRKRYEWLGVDNGVRITETADTFEVSLTFVPS; via the coding sequence ATGCGCAAACAACTCCCCCTCGGCCTCCTTTTCTCGTTGTTGGTGCCCGCCTTGAACCTGGTCAACAATGACGTGATCCGCAAGGGTATCGACTACCGGAAGGTCCTTTTCTCCTGGGGGGTCGGTTTTATTCTCCTGTTGTTCACTTGGATGGTCAACCAGGTGCTTCGCGACAGGGGGGTGAAGGGTTGGGTATACATTCCCGTCAACGCGGTGTTGGTCCTGGGAATGCAGCCCTTGCTGGCCTGGCTGGGTCCCTACCGCGTGGGAGGGGAAATCCCGCAGGTGTTTATTGCTGTCCGTCTCGTGATGGCCGTCATCCTCGTCCTGCTCGTCCAGTCGTCCCTGAAGGCGAGGGAGAAAGAAAAAGCCCTTGCCCTGCACAACCAGCAATTACTCAACGAAAACCTGAAGGCCCGGCTGGATGCTCTCAGGGAACAGGTCAACCCCCACTTCCTGTTCAATTCGCTGGGAACGCTCCGGTCGATGGTGCGGCCGGACAACCCCGCCGCGGAGCAGTTCATCCTGCACCTTTCCGACGTATACCGGCAATTGCTGAACCGTAAGGAAGGCGTTACGGTGCCCCTGTCGGAAGAGCTGGACTTTTTACACTCCTACCTCTACATGCTGGAAGCCCGTTTCGAAGGAGCCTTTACCGTATCCGTCCAGGTCCCGGAGGCGAGCCTCGATGGTCGCGTGCCGTCCTTTTGCCTTCAAATGCTCGTCGAGAATTGTATCAAGCATAATGTCGTGTCCGCGGAATACCCACTCCGCGTACAGATACATGTCGACGGGGACGGGCGTCTCGTCGTTTCGAACCGACGGAGCCCGAAAGGCGCAACGTGGGCGTCCGAGGCAGCGGCCTGGGCCGCCGCAAACACGGGAGGCGCCGCAACCGCAGGCCTATCCACAGGCGGCGTGGGCCTCGTTAATCTGCGCAAGCGCTACGAATGGCTCGGCGTCGACAACGGCGTCCGGATCACCGAGACCGCCGATACCTTTGAGGTATCCCTTACCTTTGTCCCGTCATGA